TTTTTAATCATATTTGGTTACTATCTTCTATATTTCTTTAGCAAAATTCAAAAGAAATAATTTCTAAAAAATTTAGCGGGTTCGGATTTGAAGTGCAACTTTCCATAAACAGAAAAAGATTGCAACAAACAACTATTATTTATTCCAAGTTTGTCTGCCGGAGCAGCTTCACGCTGCTGCCGCTCTCAATCTCCATCACAATATTTCCGCCCGTTGCCATACGGATTTTGTTGTGTCTTAACATTAACCGATCCAGCCATTCCGAAACCGTATTTATCAAACCACCCTGCTCCGGGCCGCACTCCGGCTCATTTGTTTCGACACGGCTAATGGTGATTTCAGGCATATCATCCGTGCCGCTGCTGCTCAAACACAGACAGCAGCAACCTTCCTGTTCTCCGCTCCCTTCGGTGGCTTCGTGGCTCCAGCCGACTAAAACCGAACCGCCGTTTCGCTGCACATGGTTTACCGCCAGCAACAAAGGTTTGCTCCATGATTCCTGTTCGACAGCAACCGGCTGGAACACGGTTAGGCCGCTCAAACCCAAAGCCGCCGCCGTGTGGAATGCGGGCGCGTTATGCAGATTGGCGAGAAAATCGAAAGGTTTGGCAATCTCATGCCGGAACACATTGCCGATCATTTCGTTAAAAACCGAAGGCGAGCTGAACGTGCCGCCCCAATACACGGCGGTATCGTGCGGTAGCTGCCCGCTGTGCAGCGGCAAACTGCCGGCCAGTGTGAGCAATGTCAAGCGGCTGAAGCGGCGCGCATCCAAATGATAATGTTTTTTCAAATGGCGTTTCAGACAGGCATTGTCTTTGCCCGAGCCGTCAAAACATACTGCCGCGCAGATATAAACACGGTGCGTCATTGCTGCCACTCCCATACGAATGCCATATTGCTGCCGCCGAAGCCGAAAAAGTTTGCCAAATAAAAGCCTGCATCAAGCGGATAGCTGCCCTGCAATGCAGCCTCTCCCGCCAAACGGCCTTGTCGCAAAGCCTGATACAGCAACACGGTTTCCAGCGCAGTGCTGGCGCCTTGTGTATGCCCGATTAAGGGTTTGAATGCCGCCAGCGGCATGGTTCGGCCGAACACGCTTTGCAAAGCGGCAGCTTCCGCCTCATCGGTAGCCGCAGTACCTACGGCGTGGGCTTTAACCATACGCACATCGTCTGCCGCTACCCCTGCCTGCCCCAAAGCCTGACGCATCACCCGGCACAGGCTTTCGCTGTCGGTTTCCACCGGGCTGGCAGTGCCGGTGTTGGCTGCGGCGGAAGCCAAACGGAACTGTTTTCCGCCATCTGTTTTTTCGCGCGACAAAGCCAAGCAGGCTATGCCTTCGCCCAACACAAACCCGTCTCCGCCGAACGGCACGCATCGGTCACTCAACAATCCGAGGCTGTGAAAATGCATTAAAGTCAAAAGGTTAAAAGTTTCCAAGCCCACCACAAAAGCGCGGCTTATCAAACCGCTTTCCAACATGGCATGCGCCTGCATCAATGCCTGGCCCGAAGAAGTGCAGGCCGTGGCAAAGCAATAAACCTGACGGTTTCCCCTGCTCTGTTTGAGGTAGTCGGCCAATTGGTGCAGGCTGTGTTGCTTAAATAACTGCTGCTTTGCCAGATAATGCAGTTCATAATAAGGCAGCAGGTAAGAAGTGGAGCCGATAAATACCGGCGTCTCGGACAAAGCCTGCGCGCTCCAGCCCGCATCTTCGGCGGCTTCGAGCAGATAGTGTTCCAGTAAACCGAACAAAGCGCCTTCATCCAAACGCTCGCAATCAAACGCGCGAAAATAAGCCGCTTGCTGCGGCTGGTTTAAAAAATTGAAAGCGGTTTTTTCCGGCTGACCGGGCGCAGCCAAGCCGGCAAGCACGCTGCTGCTTTCGCCTTGCGCACACTGCATACTCATTCCTGCAAGATAGCTCATGCGCCATGCTCCTTACGCACAAATGCCGCCAAGCTGCGCACATTGCTCATGTGTTTGCGCACCATTCTGTCGCCCTGCAGACGCACTTGGAAATATTGCTGCAAAGCCACCGCTATTTGCAGAGCGTCAAGCGAATCCAAGCCGATCGGGCTTTCATCGCCGAACAAAACCGCATCATCGGTAAAATCGGCTATGGCAATTTCATCTTCTTTGTCGGCTTCCGCAAGAATCAGTTTTTTCAATTCGGCTTCAAGCAGCCCGGGCTCTAAGGTAAAGGTGTAAGACATAAACACTTCTTTTCACATCTGTTTCGGCAGTTCAAACGCTTTCAGACAGGCATCGGCTTGCGTTATCGTTAATCGCCCATATTGGCCAGCAATTCGGCCTGATGTTCGGCAATCAGGGCGCCGGTAAGCTCGTCCAAATCGCCGTCCATAATAAAATCGAGCTTATGCAGCGTTAAGTTGATGCGGTGGTCGGACACACGGCCTTGCGGGTAATTGTAGGTGCGGATGCGTTCGCTGCGGTCGCCGCTGCCGATCAGGGTTTTGCGTTCGGCAGCCTCTTTGGCCTGCGCTTCGCGCTTTTGCATATCATTCAGACGCGCCGCCAAAACTTTCATTGCCTGCGCTTTGTTGGCATGTTGCGAACGCCCGTCTTGACACTCTACAACCATGCCGGTGGGCAGGTGGGTAATGCGCACGGCCGAGTCGGTTTTATTGATGTGCTGGCCGCCTGCGCCGGAAGCGCGGAAAGTATCGATACGCAAATCGGCCGGGTTCAGCTCGATTTCTTCCAGCTCATCCGCTTCGGGCATCACCGCCACCGTGCAGGCCGACGTGTGGATACGACCCTGGCTTTCGGTTGCCGGCACGCGCTGCACGCGGTGGCCGCCGCTCTCGAATTTGAGCTTGCTGTATGCGCCCAAGCCGATAATGCGTGCAATCACTTCTTTGTAACCGCCCAGGTCGCTTTCGTTGGCGGAAACGATTTCCACCTGCCAACGGTTGCGCTCCGCATAGCGGGTGTACATCCGCAGCAAATCGCCGGCAAACAAAGCGGCTTCATCCCCGCCCGTACCTGCGCGCACCTCGATAAAGATGTTTTTATCGTCATCGGCATCTTTGGGCAGCAGCAGCTTTTGCAGCGCCAAATCCAACGATTCGATTTTGGCTTTGGCCGCTTCGATTTCTTCTGCGGCAAAGTCTTTCATATCGGGGTCGGACAACATTTCTTCGGCATCCGCCAAATCGTTTTGCGCTTGGCGGTATTGCTTAAACGCCTCCACCACGGGCGTAATTTCGGCATGCTCTTTATTGAGCTTGCGGTAATTATCCATATCGGCAGTGGATTCGGGAGCGCCCAAAAGCTGGGTAACTTCTTCCAAACGGTCTGCCAGTTGTTGTAGTTTTTCTAAAATCGAAGGCTTCATTTATGTGTATTTGCTCCGCTGCTTAGGCGGTGATTAAATTGTGTACGAAAAAAGACGATTCCGCAGAATCATCTTAAATAATGGTTTCAGACAGGCATATGCGATAGAGCCGGTTGACAATGCCTGTCTGAAAAATAGGTTGAACAGGCGAAATTATAACACATATCAACCGTTTAATTAGCAAACTCAAGCTGCATACCCGGCAAGGCATGCGCTTGAGTCAGCGGTTTAGCGCACGGCGGCCAGAGCGGCTTGGTAATCCGGCTCGTCGGCAATCTCGGAAACCAGCTGGCTGTGCAGCACACGGTTGTTTTCATCCAGCACCACAACCGATCTGGCCGTCAAACCGGCCAATGCGCCGGAAACCATCTGCACGCCGTATTGTTTGGCGAAATCGCTGCGGAAAGAAGACAGCATCGTTACATTTTCGATACCTTCCGCACCGCAAAAGCGCGACTGTGCAAAAGGCAGGTCGGCCGAAATGCACAATACGGCAGTGTTGGGCAGCGAAGCGGCCTCTTCGTTGAATTTGCGCACGGATTGGGCGCACACGCCGGTATCCACGCTCGGGAAAATATTCAGAATTTTCCGTTTGCCGGAAAAGTCGGCCAGTTTTTTGTCGGAAAGATCCGCTCCGGTCAATACACAATCCGGAGCGGTATCGCCTGCTTGCAGGAAAGAACCCGCCACTTCTACCGGATTGCCTCGTAAAGTTACTTGCGCCATTGTGTGTCTCCTTTTCAAACAATTGGATTTATGCCTTGCACACAGGCAATGCAGCCGGATAAACCGATACTTTGGTTTGCGTTAGGGCAAATAAAGTTTCAAGCTGCACCTGCGCTTGAGCTTGGGCATGCTTCAAAATATCGGCGCGGCAGGCGCTTTCGAGAATCTGCGTTCTGGCTTTGCTCTGCACTTCTTGGAACACGGATTTATCTATCGGCGTAATGCCCAGCGAGCCGGTTTTGATGTCATACACATCCAGATTATCCACGTTCACGCTCAAAATTTCCACCGGCGGTAAGCTGATAATCGCTTTGCCGTCGATTACCTGCACGTTTTCAGGTTTCAATTTATCCAAATCCACCCCTGCCAACACACGGCCTTTGGCCATAAACAGGCCGGTCTGCGCATCCTGCCAAAGCAGATACCAATTGCCCTGTTTCTCGGTTTTGATGATGGTGTCGATATAAAACGCCGTGCTTTCCAAACGGTTGAGCTTGTGGATTTGAACAATAATGCTCTCGCGGCTAATCGGATTATGCACGGTTTTCGGCGCTGCGGGCTTTTGCTGCATATACAGATACATGGCAAAAGCACCGGCGCAAACCAAAGCCGGAATCAGCAAAAAATAAAAAAGTTTTTTCATAGGTTTTCTAATGAATCAATGGCTTAATCGGGCTTTCAAAAAAGCGATGCCTGTCTGAAAACGAGGCGCCCATTGTACACCTTATTTTCAGACAGGCATATTGCGTATAGCAAAGCCCAATGCGCTTACATTCTGCCCAATTCGCGCTGCAAAGCTTGGATATTCTGTTGGCGGTCGAGCACATGGCTTTGCAGGCCGCTGATCTGCTGCTGGTTGATTGCGCCGTTTTTCACGGCACGGGCACGGATCAAATCCGCCTGCGCCTGCGCCAAAGCTTTGCGCTCGTTATGCAGCTCCTGCTCTAAAATCGAACGCCTGCCGCTACTGCCGACGGGTTTGGGCGCAGTTGCCACTACTGCCTGCGTGTTAATGGCTTGCGGCGCTTTATATGCGGCCTGTTGGATGCCGGGGCCGGGCTGACGCACCGGCAGCGGAGCTTTCGCTACCGTACGCTTGGCGTGTTGTGCGGAAGCTTTATTTGAGACCGGAGCGGACGGTGCGCTGTACACCAGTCTCGGCATGGCCGAGGTGTAATTGCCGATGGCCGGCAAATCTGCTTTGCCGCGGCTGCGGCATTCCGCGCTGGGTTTATCGGTGTACACACCGTTACATTCGTAAATCGTGCCTGCCTGAACCTGAGCCGCCCAAGCCACCGTTAAACCCAATACCAAACCCGAATGCTTTAAAAACGTCTTCATTTTTCCCATACTTACCCATGTGATTGTTCGCTGAATGCGGCTTCGATTTCTTGATTAATCTGCTCTAATTCTTCCTGCCACATCAGCCAATTTTCTTCCAATTCGAATAATTTTACTTTGACCGCCGCCAAGTCGGTGATGATTTGCTGGAGTTTTACTTTATTTTCCTCTAAATAGGCATCTTCGTGTGCCAAAAATGCTTCAAATTCCGCTTGTTGCGCGCCTAAACGGCTGATTTCCTTTTCAGCCTTGTCGATTTTCTGTTGCACGGGCTTGGTGCGTTTGGCTTTTTCCTGTCTGATTTGCGCTTCGAGGCGTTTGGTGTCTTTGCGGCTTTGGGTCTGTGCCGAAGCGGCGGGGGCTGCGGCGACATTTTCCTGCGCCAAACGCCATTGGCGGTAGTCTTCCAAATCGCCGTCGAAGTTTTTCAGACGGCCTTTATCAATCAATAAAAAACTGTCGGTGGTGGCTTCGAGCAAACTGCGGTCGTGCGACACCACAATCAACGCGCCTTGAAAACTCTGCAAAGCCACGGTAAGTGCGTGGCGCATATCCAAATCGAGGTGGTTGGTCGGTTCGTCGAGCAGCAGCAGATTGGGCTTTTGCCACACAATCATCGCCAATGCCAGCCTCGCTTTTTCGCCGCCGGAAAAAGGTTCGATTTTCTGCAAAGCCATATCGCCGACAAAGTTGAAGCCGCCGAGGAAATTGCGGATTTCCTGCTCGCGCACATCGGGCGAAAGCTGCTGGATGTGCCAAACGGGGCTTTGGTCGTCGCGCAGGGTGTCAAGCTGATGCTGGGCGAAATAGCCGATGTTGAGCTTTTCGGATTTCACCATCTGGCCGGACAATAAAGCCAATTCTCCGGCCAAGGCTTTGATAAAGGTAGATTTTCCGCTGCCGTTCACACCCAGCAATCCGTAGCGCGCGCCGCTTTCCAGCGATAAGGTAATGTCGTGCAGCACGACCGTACTGCCGTAGCCCAAATCGGCTTTGTCCATTTTCAGCAAAGGGTTGGGCAAATGTGCGGGCGTTTCGAATTCAAATGAAAATTCGCTGTCGAGATGCGCGGGGGCGATGCGCTCCAGTTTGGCCAATGCTTTCATGCGGCTTTGCGCTTGCGTGGCTTTGGTGGCTTTGGCTTTGAAACGGTCGATAAACGATTGCAAATGCTTGATCTGCGCCTGCTGCTTCACATACGCAGCCTGCTGTTGCACCAAACGCTGGGCGCGTTCGGTTTGGTAAAAATCGTAGTTGCCGCCGTATTGGGTGAGCTTCTGATTCGATAATTCAACGGTTTGCGTGGTGGTGGCATTTAGAAAATCGCGGTCGTGCGAAATGATGATTTGGGTACACGGCAGGTTGGCGAGATGGTTTTCCAGCCACAGCACGGTTTCCAAATCCAAGTGGTTGGTCGGTTCGTCGAGCAGCAGCAAATCGGCGCGGCACATCAGGGCTTGGGCCAAATTCAAACGCATACGCCAGCCGCCTGAAAAGGCTTTGACGGGCTTGCTGTGTTCTTCCTGAGCGAAACCCAATCCGCTCAACAACTTTGCCGCACGGGCGGGCGCGGTGTAGGCATCGATTTCTTCGAGCTTGGCGTGCCATTCGGCGATTTTGATGCCGTCGTTTTGTGCTTCGGCTTGTTGGAGGCCTGTCTGAGAATCTTGCAGCTCTTTATCGCCCTGCAAAACATAGTCCAAAGCGGAAGTATCCAACGCGGGCGTTTCCTGCGCCACCGCCGCCATTCTCCAATGTTTGGGAATCAGCACGTCGCCCGCATCCTGCGTGATTTCGCCTTTAATCAAGGCAAACAGGCTCGATTTGCCGGTGCCGTTTTTACCGATTAAGCCGACGCGTTGGTTGGGGTTGACGGTGAGGTTGGCTTGGTTGAGCAACACTTTCAGGCCGCGTTGGAGCGTGAGGTTTTTGAGTTCGATCATGAATGTTAACCTGCAGGGCGAAAGGCCGTTATTCTACCTGATTTAAAGCATCATGCCTGTCTGAAAACAGATTCAGACAGGCATGATGCTTATTCGCCGATAACCAAAACAGTATTGCTGCCGCCGAATGCAAATGATGAGCTGGCGCCGATTCTGCGCTCATGCAGCCAGCGGCTTTCGGCATGAGTCAAACCGATTTTGGGCAAGGCTTGGTCTGCGATACCGTCCCACCGCTGCGGTGGCAGGTGGCCTTCGGGATTATGGTTTCTGTGGATCATGCCCCATAAAAACGCGGCTTCGATTGCGCCCGCCGCGCCTAAAGTGTGGCCGGTATCGGGCTTGGTTGAAGTGCAGGGTGTGTCGAGGCCGAACACTTCCGCCACGGCTATGCTTTCCATGCTGTCGTTGTGTTGCGTGCCCGTGCCGTGCAGATTAATCCAGCCGACTTCCTCCGCGCCCACACCCGCATGTTTCAAAGCGGCTTCGAAAGCCTGAACCGCGCCCAATCCGTCCGGCCTGGGCGACGACATGTGGTAGGCATCGCTGCTTGCGCCGTAGCCGAGCAAAGGCAGGCTTTCGCAAAAACCGGCTTCACGCGTCATCACGAAAGCGGCGGCGGCTTCGCCGATATTGATGCCGTTGCGGTTGGCGGAAAACGGGTTGGCCAAACCGTTGGACAACACTTCCAGCGAGGCAAAGCCATTGATGGTTAACGGGGAAAGCGTGTCCACGCCGCCGCAGATAACCGCATCGCACAAGCCTGCGCGCAACAGGCGGGCGGCGCTGATTAGGGCACGCGAGCCGGAAGTGCAGGCGGTGGACACCACATAATTCAGGTTGCTCAAGCCGTACACCGCCGCCACAAATTCGGCAGGTTCGCCCATAAGCTGTTGCGCCTGCTTGAAAGTGAGCGTTTTCCAGTCGGCGCCTTTGGCCGCTTGTTCGAACATGGCGATATTTTCGTCCACACCGCTGGTGGATGTGCCCATAACCACCGCCACCCTACCGGCACCGAAACGCGCTTTGGCTGCTTTTATCTGCGGCTCGATTTGCGCCAATGCATGCCACAAAAGCCGGTTGGTTCGGCTTTGCAAGGTTTCAGACAGGCTTTCCGGAAAAGCACGAAGCTCGGTATCCACCGCGCCGAAAGCGAAATTTTTGCCTTTAACCCATTCTTGCGAAAAGGTCAGCGGCGAAGCTTCGGAAGGGTTGAGCAAAGCATCAATATGCGCTTGCAGGCCGTCGCCCAGTGCGCTGGTTAATGCGGGGGCGGACAAATAAACCGGTGTGGTATTCATAAATTATTCCTGAATCGGAAACAGCGACCATTGCGTTTGGCCGGGAAAGTCAATCAACCAGCCCCGGTCTGTGGTTACGGTGCACCACAATGTTTTGGTGCGCTGTTTGTAACATTCA
This portion of the Neisseria canis genome encodes:
- a CDS encoding beta-ketoacyl synthase N-terminal-like domain-containing protein, translating into MSYLAGMSMQCAQGESSSVLAGLAAPGQPEKTAFNFLNQPQQAAYFRAFDCERLDEGALFGLLEHYLLEAAEDAGWSAQALSETPVFIGSTSYLLPYYELHYLAKQQLFKQHSLHQLADYLKQSRGNRQVYCFATACTSSGQALMQAHAMLESGLISRAFVVGLETFNLLTLMHFHSLGLLSDRCVPFGGDGFVLGEGIACLALSREKTDGGKQFRLASAAANTGTASPVETDSESLCRVMRQALGQAGVAADDVRMVKAHAVGTAATDEAEAAALQSVFGRTMPLAAFKPLIGHTQGASTALETVLLYQALRQGRLAGEAALQGSYPLDAGFYLANFFGFGGSNMAFVWEWQQ
- a CDS encoding phosphopantetheine-binding protein, with amino-acid sequence MSYTFTLEPGLLEAELKKLILAEADKEDEIAIADFTDDAVLFGDESPIGLDSLDALQIAVALQQYFQVRLQGDRMVRKHMSNVRSLAAFVRKEHGA
- the prfA gene encoding peptide chain release factor 1, which gives rise to MKPSILEKLQQLADRLEEVTQLLGAPESTADMDNYRKLNKEHAEITPVVEAFKQYRQAQNDLADAEEMLSDPDMKDFAAEEIEAAKAKIESLDLALQKLLLPKDADDDKNIFIEVRAGTGGDEAALFAGDLLRMYTRYAERNRWQVEIVSANESDLGGYKEVIARIIGLGAYSKLKFESGGHRVQRVPATESQGRIHTSACTVAVMPEADELEEIELNPADLRIDTFRASGAGGQHINKTDSAVRITHLPTGMVVECQDGRSQHANKAQAMKVLAARLNDMQKREAQAKEAAERKTLIGSGDRSERIRTYNYPQGRVSDHRINLTLHKLDFIMDGDLDELTGALIAEHQAELLANMGD
- the tpx gene encoding thiol peroxidase, with the protein product MAQVTLRGNPVEVAGSFLQAGDTAPDCVLTGADLSDKKLADFSGKRKILNIFPSVDTGVCAQSVRKFNEEAASLPNTAVLCISADLPFAQSRFCGAEGIENVTMLSSFRSDFAKQYGVQMVSGALAGLTARSVVVLDENNRVLHSQLVSEIADEPDYQAALAAVR
- a CDS encoding DUF4230 domain-containing protein, with the translated sequence MKKLFYFLLIPALVCAGAFAMYLYMQQKPAAPKTVHNPISRESIIVQIHKLNRLESTAFYIDTIIKTEKQGNWYLLWQDAQTGLFMAKGRVLAGVDLDKLKPENVQVIDGKAIISLPPVEILSVNVDNLDVYDIKTGSLGITPIDKSVFQEVQSKARTQILESACRADILKHAQAQAQVQLETLFALTQTKVSVYPAALPVCKA
- a CDS encoding ATP-binding cassette domain-containing protein; translated protein: MIELKNLTLQRGLKVLLNQANLTVNPNQRVGLIGKNGTGKSSLFALIKGEITQDAGDVLIPKHWRMAAVAQETPALDTSALDYVLQGDKELQDSQTGLQQAEAQNDGIKIAEWHAKLEEIDAYTAPARAAKLLSGLGFAQEEHSKPVKAFSGGWRMRLNLAQALMCRADLLLLDEPTNHLDLETVLWLENHLANLPCTQIIISHDRDFLNATTTQTVELSNQKLTQYGGNYDFYQTERAQRLVQQQAAYVKQQAQIKHLQSFIDRFKAKATKATQAQSRMKALAKLERIAPAHLDSEFSFEFETPAHLPNPLLKMDKADLGYGSTVVLHDITLSLESGARYGLLGVNGSGKSTFIKALAGELALLSGQMVKSEKLNIGYFAQHQLDTLRDDQSPVWHIQQLSPDVREQEIRNFLGGFNFVGDMALQKIEPFSGGEKARLALAMIVWQKPNLLLLDEPTNHLDLDMRHALTVALQSFQGALIVVSHDRSLLEATTDSFLLIDKGRLKNFDGDLEDYRQWRLAQENVAAAPAASAQTQSRKDTKRLEAQIRQEKAKRTKPVQQKIDKAEKEISRLGAQQAEFEAFLAHEDAYLEENKVKLQQIITDLAAVKVKLFELEENWLMWQEELEQINQEIEAAFSEQSHG
- a CDS encoding beta-ketoacyl-ACP synthase, with amino-acid sequence MNTTPVYLSAPALTSALGDGLQAHIDALLNPSEASPLTFSQEWVKGKNFAFGAVDTELRAFPESLSETLQSRTNRLLWHALAQIEPQIKAAKARFGAGRVAVVMGTSTSGVDENIAMFEQAAKGADWKTLTFKQAQQLMGEPAEFVAAVYGLSNLNYVVSTACTSGSRALISAARLLRAGLCDAVICGGVDTLSPLTINGFASLEVLSNGLANPFSANRNGINIGEAAAAFVMTREAGFCESLPLLGYGASSDAYHMSSPRPDGLGAVQAFEAALKHAGVGAEEVGWINLHGTGTQHNDSMESIAVAEVFGLDTPCTSTKPDTGHTLGAAGAIEAAFLWGMIHRNHNPEGHLPPQRWDGIADQALPKIGLTHAESRWLHERRIGASSSFAFGGSNTVLVIGE